A genomic window from Candidatus Delongbacteria bacterium includes:
- the nosZ gene encoding Sec-dependent nitrous-oxide reductase codes for MNRTSIRRRALTALALVALGGTGLLSQSCGKSDRNLMGDADAAAKVYVAPGSHDEFYLFCSGGFSGNLTVYGLPSGRHLKDIAVFSQYPEKGWGYAEETLAMFNTSHGFVPWDDSHHPELSQTDGVPDGRWLFINGNNTPRVARIDLTTFETAEIIEIPNSAGNHGSPFITPNSEYVVASTRFSVPIPQEDVAIKSYAEKFKGTISYISVDPANGHMALAFQILVPGFNYDLSHSGKGPSHGWSFFTCYNSEQASSLLEVNASRNDKDFVAAVNWKKAEEYVAQGKARELKANYVSNRMDEKSRIAASVTHNSVKVLDPADCPGLIYYLPTPKSPHGVDVDPSGEYIVAGGKLATVIPVHSFKKMLAAIESKAFDGEIDGIPVLKYDAVIAGEVKDPGLGPLHTEFDGQGYAYTSSFISSEIVKWKIGSWDVVDRIPTYYSIGHLCIPGGDSAKPWGKYVVALNKITKDRYLPTGPELAQSAQLIDISGDKMKLLLDFPTIGEPHYAQALPAELLKEKSVRFFKIEENTHPQATKSEKDARVERKGREVHVYMTSARSHFAPDNIEGVRVGDTVLWHVTNLEQDWDVPHGFAVLGAHNSELLIMPGETRTLRWEPTAAGVYPFYCTDFCSALHQEMQGYIRVSPAGSATELAWSLGN; via the coding sequence ATGAATCGCACCTCGATCCGCCGGCGGGCGCTGACGGCCCTCGCCCTGGTGGCCCTGGGCGGGACCGGCCTGCTGTCCCAGTCCTGCGGCAAGTCCGACCGCAACCTGATGGGCGACGCGGACGCCGCGGCCAAGGTCTATGTCGCGCCGGGTTCGCACGACGAGTTCTACCTGTTCTGCTCCGGAGGCTTCAGCGGCAACCTGACCGTCTACGGCCTGCCCTCCGGGCGGCACCTGAAGGACATCGCGGTCTTCTCGCAATACCCGGAAAAGGGCTGGGGCTACGCTGAGGAGACCCTGGCCATGTTCAACACCTCCCACGGCTTCGTGCCCTGGGACGACAGCCACCATCCGGAGCTGTCCCAGACGGACGGCGTGCCCGACGGCCGCTGGCTGTTCATCAACGGCAACAACACGCCGCGTGTGGCCCGCATCGACCTGACCACCTTCGAGACGGCGGAGATCATCGAGATCCCCAATTCCGCCGGCAATCACGGCTCGCCCTTCATCACGCCCAACAGCGAATACGTGGTGGCCTCCACGCGCTTCAGCGTGCCCATTCCCCAGGAAGACGTGGCCATCAAGAGCTACGCGGAGAAGTTCAAGGGCACCATCAGCTACATCAGCGTCGATCCCGCCAACGGCCACATGGCGCTGGCCTTCCAGATCCTCGTGCCGGGGTTCAACTACGACTTGTCACACAGCGGCAAGGGCCCGTCCCACGGCTGGTCCTTCTTCACGTGCTACAACAGCGAGCAGGCCAGCTCGCTGCTGGAGGTGAACGCCTCGCGCAACGACAAGGACTTCGTGGCGGCCGTGAACTGGAAGAAGGCCGAGGAGTACGTGGCCCAGGGCAAGGCGCGGGAGCTGAAGGCCAACTACGTCAGCAACCGGATGGACGAGAAGTCGCGCATCGCCGCCAGCGTGACACACAACTCGGTCAAGGTTCTGGACCCCGCCGATTGCCCGGGGTTGATCTATTACCTGCCGACGCCCAAGTCGCCCCACGGCGTGGACGTGGACCCCTCTGGCGAGTACATCGTGGCGGGCGGCAAGCTGGCCACCGTCATCCCCGTCCACTCCTTCAAAAAGATGCTGGCCGCCATCGAGTCCAAGGCCTTCGACGGCGAGATCGACGGCATCCCCGTGCTCAAGTACGACGCGGTCATCGCCGGCGAGGTCAAGGATCCCGGCCTGGGCCCGCTGCACACCGAGTTCGACGGGCAGGGCTACGCCTACACCTCGTCCTTCATCAGCTCCGAGATCGTCAAGTGGAAGATCGGCAGCTGGGATGTGGTGGACCGCATCCCCACCTACTACTCCATCGGCCACCTTTGCATCCCGGGCGGGGACAGCGCCAAGCCCTGGGGCAAGTACGTCGTCGCGCTCAACAAGATCACCAAGGACCGCTACCTGCCCACCGGGCCGGAGCTGGCGCAGTCGGCGCAGCTGATCGACATCAGCGGCGACAAGATGAAGCTGCTGCTCGATTTCCCGACCATCGGCGAGCCGCACTACGCCCAGGCTCTCCCCGCCGAGCTGCTCAAGGAAAAGAGCGTGCGCTTCTTCAAGATCGAGGAGAACACGCACCCCCAGGCCACCAAGTCGGAGAAGGACGCGCGCGTGGAGCGCAAGGGTCGCGAGGTCCACGTCTACATGACCTCCGCGCGCAGCCACTTCGCGCCGGACAACATCGAGGGCGTGCGGGTGGGCGACACCGTGCTCTGGCACGTGACCAACCTGGAGCAGGACTGGGACGTGCCCCACGGCTTCGCCGTGCTGGGCGCCCACAACTCCGAGCTGCTGATCATGCCCGGCGAGACCCGCACCCTGCGCTGGGAGCCCACGGCCGCCGGCGTCTATCCCTTCTATTGCACCGACTTCTGCTCCGCGCTCCATCAGGAGATGCAGGGCTACATCCGCGTCTCCCCGGCCGGCTCCGCCACGGAGCTGGCCTGGAGTCTCGGCAACTGA
- a CDS encoding ABC transporter ATP-binding protein has product MIQVRGLVKRFGRVEALKGVTLGCPRGCVTALVGPNGSGKTTLMKILLGLVRPDAGEVLVNGRSVAGDPAARLDIGYMPQLPHYPDNLSVDELLELILGVRAAAAGGVPGASWANEPTLPDTVFDLAAVHDRRLRGLSGGTLQRVGAELAWRSGAPLLVLDEPTAGLDPLASSHLKDRLLADRRQGRTVLVSSHVLADLQELADHVVFLLEGRVRYQGSLGELLELTGEPRLERAVAALMRRTDA; this is encoded by the coding sequence ATGATCCAGGTGCGCGGGCTGGTCAAGCGCTTCGGCCGGGTGGAGGCGCTCAAGGGTGTCACGCTGGGCTGCCCGCGCGGTTGTGTCACCGCGCTGGTGGGGCCCAATGGCTCCGGCAAGACCACGCTGATGAAAATCCTGCTGGGGCTGGTGCGACCGGACGCGGGCGAGGTCCTGGTCAACGGCCGCTCCGTGGCCGGGGACCCCGCCGCGCGGCTGGACATCGGCTACATGCCGCAGCTGCCGCACTACCCCGACAACCTGAGCGTGGACGAGCTGCTGGAGCTGATCCTGGGCGTGCGCGCTGCCGCGGCGGGCGGCGTTCCCGGCGCCAGCTGGGCGAACGAACCCACCCTGCCCGACACGGTCTTCGACCTGGCCGCCGTGCACGACCGCCGGCTGCGCGGGCTCTCCGGCGGCACGCTGCAGCGCGTGGGCGCGGAACTGGCCTGGCGCAGCGGCGCGCCGCTGCTGGTCCTGGACGAGCCCACCGCCGGCCTGGACCCGCTGGCCAGCAGCCACCTGAAGGACCGCCTGCTGGCGGACCGCCGCCAGGGCCGCACGGTGCTGGTGAGTTCCCATGTCCTGGCCGACCTGCAGGAGCTGGCCGACCACGTGGTCTTCCTGCTGGAGGGACGGGTGCGCTACCAGGGTTCGTTGGGCGAGTTGCTCGAGCTGACGGGCGAGCCGCGCCTTGAGCGGGCGGTGGCGGCCCTGATGCGGAGGACGGACGCGTGA
- a CDS encoding YgjV family protein — MNLADTPPIAMLLGLTGVALNLLWPLLRGRRKMLVLQALSGLCFLLHYALIEAWTGSLMNGLATLQALAAIPLGTRPGFRVAYLLTLPAIALGLALTWMGWPSVFASLGMAGISLGRYQTRVLPFRLILLLTIPFWTGHNLLVGSLPGLLSDALVSVSSLVGLWILVRERRAAAAA; from the coding sequence TTGAACCTGGCGGACACGCCACCCATCGCCATGCTGCTGGGTCTGACGGGCGTGGCGCTCAATCTGCTCTGGCCCCTTCTGCGCGGCCGGCGCAAGATGCTGGTCCTCCAGGCCCTCTCCGGCCTCTGCTTCCTGCTGCATTACGCGCTGATCGAGGCCTGGACGGGCAGCCTGATGAACGGCCTGGCCACCCTGCAGGCCCTGGCGGCCATCCCGCTGGGCACCCGGCCGGGCTTCCGCGTGGCCTACCTGCTCACCCTGCCCGCCATCGCCCTGGGACTGGCGCTGACCTGGATGGGCTGGCCCAGCGTGTTCGCCTCGCTGGGCATGGCCGGGATTAGCCTGGGCCGCTACCAGACCCGCGTCCTGCCCTTCCGCCTGATTCTCCTGCTCACGATTCCCTTCTGGACCGGACACAACCTGCTGGTGGGCTCGCTGCCGGGCCTGCTCTCCGACGCCCTGGTGAGCGTCAGCAGCCTGGTGGGTTTGTGGATTCTGGTGCGGGAACGTCGCGCCGCCGCCGCGGCCTGA
- a CDS encoding polysaccharide deacetylase family protein: protein MGGFLRNLLGFMTVLGLGGLAWSAGPAPVADPVRQVAFTFDDLPAARPRGLENTQALTTALVGRIAAEGIPAVGFVNEGKLADLGLDAAAGAALLEPWLAAGLELGNHTRSHRWFWKTPLDSMQLDVLAGERILRGLCQRHGRPLHWFRHPYLNTGPDSASKAAFEGFLAEHGFRVAPVTLDNDEYVHARAYDLARERRDSAAMDSIAADYLRYMEGVVVHFEEQARRTLGREPAQVLLLHANWLNAERLGPLAGMFRRRGYGIIGLDEALKDSAYALPDTYIGKRGMSWLERWALSRGQEPGEMPEAPDWVRAAAGL, encoded by the coding sequence ATGGGCGGGTTTCTACGCAATCTGCTGGGGTTCATGACGGTGCTCGGGCTGGGCGGCCTGGCCTGGAGCGCCGGGCCGGCACCGGTCGCGGACCCCGTCCGCCAAGTGGCCTTCACCTTCGACGACCTGCCGGCAGCCCGGCCCCGTGGGCTGGAGAACACGCAGGCCCTGACCACGGCCCTGGTGGGGCGGATCGCGGCGGAGGGCATCCCGGCCGTGGGCTTCGTCAACGAAGGCAAGCTGGCGGACCTGGGGCTGGACGCGGCCGCCGGAGCCGCGCTGCTGGAGCCCTGGCTGGCGGCGGGCCTGGAGCTGGGCAACCACACGCGCTCGCACCGCTGGTTCTGGAAGACGCCGCTGGACAGCATGCAGTTGGACGTGCTGGCGGGCGAACGGATCCTGCGCGGACTCTGCCAGAGGCACGGCCGGCCCCTGCACTGGTTCCGCCACCCCTACCTCAACACCGGGCCGGACTCCGCCAGCAAGGCGGCTTTCGAGGGTTTCCTGGCGGAGCACGGCTTCCGGGTGGCGCCCGTGACTCTCGACAACGACGAGTACGTGCACGCCCGCGCCTACGATCTGGCCCGGGAACGCCGGGATTCGGCGGCCATGGACTCCATCGCCGCGGACTATCTGCGCTACATGGAGGGCGTGGTGGTCCATTTCGAGGAGCAGGCCCGGCGCACGCTGGGCCGCGAGCCCGCCCAAGTGCTGCTCCTGCACGCCAACTGGCTGAACGCCGAGCGGCTGGGTCCGCTGGCGGGGATGTTTCGGCGGCGGGGGTACGGGATCATCGGGCTGGATGAAGCGTTGAAGGATTCCGCTTATGCGCTGCCCGACACCTACATCGGCAAGCGTGGCATGTCCTGGCTGGAGCGCTGGGCGCTCAGCCGCGGGCAGGAGCCGGGCGAGATGCCCGAAGCCCCGGACTGGGTGCGGGCGGCCGCCGGACTGTGA
- a CDS encoding ABC transporter permease subunit codes for MTQAGIILRSALRDGLRSRIVYGFGAFFLFAGWMMVRLGGAGDKALLSLLSLSLALVPLVSLVYGASYLYQSRRFIELLLAQPVPRRTLFLGLYAGLSLPLTLAWLLGCLLPLLSAGRGLDVPGLLLLLGAGSALCLVFCALAFWIAVRVENRLRGLGLAIVLWLLLAVAYDGLVLMLGYLLADWPLEGPVLALCLANPIDLARVLVLLHFDLGAMMGYTGAVFQLFFQGPLGMGLAALTLLLWILLPLWLAWRAFSRRDF; via the coding sequence GTGACACAGGCCGGAATCATCCTGCGTTCCGCCCTGCGCGACGGCCTGCGCAGCCGCATCGTCTACGGCTTCGGCGCTTTCTTCCTGTTCGCTGGCTGGATGATGGTGCGCCTGGGCGGCGCCGGCGACAAGGCCCTGCTCAGCCTGCTCAGCCTCAGTCTGGCCCTGGTGCCACTGGTAAGCTTGGTCTACGGCGCCAGTTATCTCTACCAGTCACGGCGCTTCATCGAGCTGCTGCTGGCCCAACCCGTCCCGCGGCGCACGCTTTTCCTGGGCCTCTACGCGGGACTCAGCCTGCCGCTGACCCTGGCCTGGCTGCTGGGCTGCCTGCTGCCCCTGCTCTCCGCGGGCCGCGGCCTGGACGTCCCCGGCCTGCTGCTGCTGCTCGGGGCGGGATCCGCGCTCTGCCTGGTCTTCTGCGCCCTGGCCTTCTGGATCGCCGTCCGGGTGGAGAACCGCCTGCGCGGGCTGGGGTTGGCCATCGTGCTCTGGCTGCTGCTGGCGGTGGCCTACGACGGTCTGGTGCTCATGCTGGGCTATCTGCTGGCGGACTGGCCGCTGGAGGGCCCGGTGCTGGCCCTCTGCCTGGCCAACCCCATCGACCTGGCGCGCGTGCTGGTGCTGCTGCACTTCGACCTGGGCGCCATGATGGGCTACACGGGCGCGGTCTTCCAGCTCTTCTTCCAGGGTCCGCTGGGCATGGGGCTGGCGGCCCTCACCCTGCTGCTCTGGATCCTGCTGCCGCTCTGGCTGGCCTGGCGCGCCTTCTCCCGCCGGGATTTCTGA
- a CDS encoding nitrous oxide reductase accessory protein NosL, producing MNPRSRLLFAAASLTLLLALLFPLWTISLSAPQYPEGIGLKIWAHQITGQREQDLHNINGLNHYIGMKTIEPDSIPELRILPVALTGMAALGFLGAWLGRRWLLGLWLGLLLAGGAASLVDFWLWEYDYGHNLDPSAAIQVPGMTYQPPLIGTRQLLNMRTTALPGLGALSLGLGLGLGVAAWTASRPGRPAPGPRPNHVRMALVAGLLLLGLVGGSCQAGVREIRYRQDTCARCRMIVMDSRYGCELVTRRGKALIFDSVECLAAHTLEVPDDAREARALLVTHHARPARLAAADSSLYLRCAELPSPMGLGLSACADRREAEELRRLHGGELLNWSQVLTYVRGAWKIP from the coding sequence ATGAACCCCCGCTCCCGGCTGCTGTTCGCGGCCGCCTCGCTGACCCTGCTGCTGGCCCTGCTCTTTCCGCTCTGGACCATCTCGCTCTCCGCCCCCCAGTATCCGGAGGGCATTGGGCTCAAGATCTGGGCGCACCAGATCACGGGCCAGCGCGAGCAGGACCTGCACAACATCAACGGCCTGAACCACTACATCGGGATGAAGACCATCGAGCCGGACAGCATCCCCGAGCTGCGCATCCTGCCCGTGGCGCTGACCGGGATGGCCGCCCTGGGCTTTCTGGGCGCCTGGCTGGGCAGGCGCTGGCTGCTGGGGCTCTGGCTGGGCCTGCTGCTGGCCGGCGGCGCGGCCTCGCTGGTGGACTTCTGGCTGTGGGAGTACGACTACGGCCACAACCTTGATCCCTCCGCCGCCATCCAGGTGCCCGGGATGACTTACCAGCCACCGCTGATCGGCACGCGCCAGCTGCTCAACATGCGCACCACGGCCCTGCCTGGGCTGGGCGCGCTCTCCCTGGGCCTGGGCCTGGGCCTGGGCGTCGCCGCCTGGACCGCCTCACGCCCGGGTCGACCGGCTCCCGGCCCCAGGCCGAATCACGTCCGGATGGCCCTGGTGGCCGGGCTCCTGCTGCTCGGGTTGGTGGGCGGCAGCTGCCAGGCAGGCGTGCGCGAGATCCGCTACCGCCAGGACACCTGCGCGCGCTGCCGGATGATCGTGATGGATTCCCGCTACGGCTGCGAGCTGGTGACCCGGCGCGGCAAGGCGCTGATCTTCGATTCCGTCGAGTGCCTGGCCGCCCACACGCTGGAAGTGCCGGACGACGCCCGGGAGGCCCGCGCCCTGCTGGTCACGCACCACGCCCGACCCGCCCGGCTGGCGGCCGCCGACAGCAGCCTCTACCTGCGCTGCGCCGAACTCCCCAGCCCGATGGGACTGGGCCTCAGCGCCTGCGCCGACCGCCGCGAGGCCGAGGAATTGCGCCGCCTGCACGGCGGCGAACTGCTCAACTGGTCCCAGGTGCTGACCTACGTCCGCGGCGCCTGGAAGATTCCCTGA
- a CDS encoding SET domain-containing protein-lysine N-methyltransferase, protein MPRPARPPIEVRDSPIAGRGIFALRRLRRGMHVLEYTGERISPAESVRRYDDERDESAHVLLFTVDRRTVIDGGVDGSDARFFNHSCEPNCEALNLEGRIFICTLRTIQPGEELCYDYRLSRTGPRTKEVEARYPCRCGAPGCRGTLLAPRRTRRG, encoded by the coding sequence ATGCCCCGACCTGCCCGACCCCCCATCGAAGTGCGCGACTCGCCCATCGCCGGGCGCGGGATCTTCGCCCTGCGCCGCCTGCGGCGCGGCATGCACGTGCTGGAATACACCGGGGAGCGCATCTCGCCCGCCGAATCCGTCCGCCGCTACGACGACGAGCGCGACGAGTCGGCCCACGTGCTGCTGTTCACGGTGGATCGCCGGACCGTCATCGACGGCGGCGTGGACGGCAGCGACGCGCGCTTCTTCAACCACTCCTGCGAGCCCAACTGCGAGGCGCTGAACCTGGAGGGGCGGATCTTCATCTGCACCCTGCGCACCATCCAGCCCGGCGAGGAGCTGTGCTACGACTACCGCCTGTCACGGACGGGGCCGCGCACGAAGGAAGTGGAGGCCCGCTATCCCTGCCGCTGCGGCGCCCCCGGCTGCCGGGGCACGCTGCTGGCCCCCCGGCGGACGCGGCGCGGCTGA
- a CDS encoding nitrous oxide reductase family maturation protein NosD → MLALLLLLLLARAGESRIWRASPATGLGRVVAGAAARDTVRIAPGVYHEDSVRVNRPLTLLASPGAVLDGGGGGHLLIVRADDVLVRGLTLRGAGLSYRADYAALLAENAAGLVVEGCRFEDNYFGIYLARCRNSRLAGNTLHAQGGRETSAGNGIHLWHCRAVEVTGNRISGHRDGIYLEFVRQARLQDNHSHANLRYGLHFMFSDSCRYQRNEFDGNGAGVAVMYSRHVEMRGNDFHDNWGPAAYGVLLKEISDSQIHGNRFRRNTTGLHVEASNRLHVTGNEFLRNGWALRLLANSTEGLYEDNRFAANAFDVATNGRQNFSRFRRNYWDRHRGYDLDRDGFGDAPFRPVSVFAHVVEDQGPALVLLRSLFVDLLDLAERAFPLLTPITLRDEQPRMREP, encoded by the coding sequence ATGCTGGCGCTTCTTCTGCTGCTCTTGTTGGCGCGGGCAGGGGAAAGCCGGATCTGGCGGGCCTCTCCTGCCACGGGCCTTGGCCGGGTGGTGGCCGGGGCCGCCGCGCGGGATACGGTGCGGATCGCGCCCGGGGTGTATCACGAAGACAGCGTGCGCGTGAACCGGCCGCTGACGCTGCTGGCCAGCCCGGGCGCCGTGCTGGACGGCGGCGGAGGCGGACACCTGCTGATCGTGCGGGCCGACGACGTCCTGGTCCGCGGCCTCACCCTGCGCGGGGCGGGCCTCAGCTACCGGGCGGACTACGCCGCTCTGCTGGCGGAAAACGCCGCCGGCCTGGTGGTCGAGGGCTGCCGCTTCGAGGACAACTATTTCGGCATCTACCTGGCGCGCTGCCGGAACTCCCGCCTGGCCGGCAACACGCTGCACGCCCAGGGTGGCCGCGAAACTTCGGCGGGCAACGGCATCCACCTCTGGCACTGCCGCGCGGTGGAGGTCACGGGCAACAGGATCAGCGGGCACCGCGACGGCATCTATCTGGAGTTCGTCCGCCAGGCCCGCCTGCAGGACAACCACAGCCACGCCAACCTGCGCTACGGCCTGCACTTCATGTTCTCGGACTCCTGCCGCTACCAGCGCAACGAGTTCGACGGCAACGGGGCGGGCGTCGCGGTGATGTACTCGCGGCACGTGGAGATGCGCGGCAACGATTTCCACGACAACTGGGGTCCGGCGGCCTACGGCGTGCTGCTGAAGGAGATCAGCGACAGCCAGATCCACGGCAACCGTTTCCGACGCAACACCACGGGCCTGCACGTGGAGGCCTCCAATCGGCTCCACGTCACGGGCAACGAATTCCTGCGCAACGGCTGGGCCTTGCGCCTGCTGGCCAATTCCACCGAAGGCTTGTACGAGGACAACCGTTTCGCGGCCAACGCCTTCGACGTGGCCACCAACGGCCGGCAAAACTTCAGCCGCTTCCGGCGCAACTACTGGGACCGTCACCGCGGCTACGACCTCGACCGCGACGGCTTCGGGGACGCCCCCTTCCGCCCGGTGAGCGTGTTCGCCCACGTGGTGGAGGACCAGGGGCCGGCGCTGGTCCTGCTGCGCAGCCTGTTTGTGGACTTGCTGGATCTGGCCGAGCGCGCCTTTCCCCTGCTGACTCCCATCACCCTGCGGGACGAACAGCCGCGCATGAGGGAGCCATGA
- a CDS encoding cytochrome c gives MRICLLILAAGLALTLGCGPSSDPPAESGTTTTADPSGLSGDELENGIGPVKAPVELGALDPALAAKGQLIFEQKCLSCHKLGERFIGPALGDVLSRRTPRYVLNMILNPDEMVKRHPEAKKLLAEYLAPMAQQNLSPDDARAVLEYIRSAGSTGTASPAGR, from the coding sequence ATGCGCATTTGCCTGCTGATCCTGGCTGCCGGCCTGGCACTGACCCTGGGCTGCGGTCCGTCTTCCGACCCCCCAGCCGAGTCGGGCACCACAACAACAGCCGATCCCAGCGGCCTCAGCGGCGACGAGCTGGAGAACGGCATCGGGCCTGTCAAGGCGCCCGTGGAGCTGGGAGCCCTGGATCCCGCCCTGGCGGCCAAAGGCCAGCTCATCTTCGAGCAGAAGTGCCTCTCCTGCCACAAGCTCGGGGAGCGCTTCATCGGCCCGGCCCTGGGCGACGTGCTCAGCCGGCGCACGCCCCGCTACGTGCTCAACATGATCCTCAACCCGGACGAGATGGTGAAGCGCCATCCCGAGGCCAAGAAGCTGCTGGCCGAATATCTGGCCCCCATGGCCCAGCAGAACCTCAGTCCGGACGACGCCCGGGCCGTGTTGGAGTACATCCGTTCAGCGGGCAGCACCGGGACCGCCAGCCCGGCCGGCCGCTGA